Below is a window of Xiphophorus couchianus chromosome 1, X_couchianus-1.0, whole genome shotgun sequence DNA.
AACTGGGATCGGAATCTGTGTGTGATTAAAgcgatttttaaaatgtttttgtagtgacatttgttgtgaactggcactatataaatgaactgaactaaactgaattcgggagaaataaaatgaccaaCAAAACCAGGCAGCCATATTTGTCCCATTTATGTTAAAACCAACGCTTTATAACAACATATTTACAGCGACTCTTTACAGCTCAGCTCCAGTTGTTTTCTACATggaataaaaaactaaaatgtcacatttaaactGTACATTCACACGAAGAATAGGCCTGCCCTCGCTTATGCAAAAAATAGTATTTATAGTCAGGCCTTTAAAATCCTTCCGTTTGAAGCATTTCGAAGAGTTTCGCTTCTAGAAATGTCTTACAGAACAATCATTGCTGGTGGACGAGGCTCGGGACCTCGCTGAATCTCCTGGACGTTTCCACTGCGGTGACCGGCGTCTTTTGTTCCCAAGCCTAGTTGTAAAAAACGTCGTCTTCAGACAGAGAGCTGCTGTCGACGTGGCGGACGGCGGCTTCCGCCATCGCCATGCTCCGGTCCTCAAAGGGACGGTCAGCGTCCCGCTGAGCGCCGGGTGCCGGGGGAAGCGTCGAGTTGGCCAGCGGCGGGTGAATCAGGCTGGTTGCGTCGCTGTCGCCGTAAGTCTGGGTGTGAATGCTGTACAGGTGCTGGGGCACGCCGACGCTCCCTCCGTCGAGCAAATACTTGGACAAGAAGTGGCCCTCTGCGGCTGAAAAACAATGTCAGTGAGTCGGtcaaaaaatacatcaaaaaaatttaataagtGGTGAAAACAATCCCAGCTGGAGCTTCTCAGGTTGTTCAAATGATTTACATTTGCAAGTAAAATTGCTTGCGTGAGAAGCACCGCTTTGAACCACTTCGTCGCACAGCAGCATGTGGCTGCAATCTCGAACGGCACTTTGAGTAAtgagaataaatacaaactcaGCACAGCCATCAAACAAGTTATCTTTCCCGTGGCACTGGCCCAGCGCATTACAGTGCGCtgaaaaatttgcttttttttttttttacacttcaatgtttcagatcaaacaaattttaacacCAGGTAAAGTTTAAGTAATTAATTAGTTTCTTAAAAGAAGGTGTTGTTTTCAGTgaactgcagagaaaacatggaagagTGGTGAAGGGTCCCAGGAGCGGCCTACCTAACAAAAattgctccaaaagcagaaccCATAAAAGGCTCTAAGTGTTTTTTTCACACCAGGTAGTCCAGTGGAGATTCAACTGGAGTCCAAAACAGCAACgcttgttacattttcagctggtgtggttcgtGTTCGCTCTGCAGCGTGTCAAACTGGAAGGTCGTGAACAATATTTATAGAATCACGATTTCATTCAAACATTAAACCCAGTTATGCTTTTAAAGACTCTTTCACCCTCCGATCCATGTGAAAATCTTTTCACTCAAAAATCTATTAGAGAAAATGGAAGCCTTCAAATAACGAGCTTGTGATTGTAATCAGCCGAAGCCATTAGAGAAGAAATGACCTGcgattgtttggttttttttaatctgttgctTCATTTGTATTCTGTGAACTTTTCAGGGTCTCCTGATAAAACGTCTCAGGGCTTCAAAGTTGTGGTGACTCACCAACCTTGTGAGCTGGTGGACGGCTGCTCCACGTTGTCGCTCATGGACCACATGCTCATCGCCGCCTCGGCCAGGGCGAACTGTTCCGCCACGCctgggaaacaaaaacataaacatgttttctatcGGTTTTCTCGTGAGTCACCGCCCCTCGTCGTTTCTCAAAAGGTCTAACAGACGTCACAAATTAGAGGATATTCAATAAGCGCAGTAGATTTAAGCCACTGTCCTTGGAAGCCCTTAGGGTTATTGATCTATGTGGCCTGGGGTAATCAAACAGAGACAATGCCAGAGAGGTCAGAGCCCCCATTTCCCCCCAATCCCTCGCCACCACCTTTCTGCTTGACCACCTTATGTTTTACCTAAATTAAACCCATCCGTTTGCTTCACCTGCAGCGAATCGGGCCTCCTTGATTTCATCTGTCATTTGGGAATAAAACTGCTCATCCTCCTGCAGCTCCGTCCCCGCGGCCCCCCATCCGCCGCCTCCTTTGCTCCAGCCTCCGCTCCACCCGGCCCTGTTTCCTCCACCCTCGCCGCATCCACCCCAACCTTTCCACTCGATCAAGTGAGCGACTCGCCCTTGGGCCATCGCTGTGGGCTTGGTGATGTGCTCCTTTATCGTGGCCACCAGGCCTAaacaaagagaggaagagaagaagaaattcATCTTCATAGAATTTATTAGATAAAATGATAGGCTGGCCAAGAAGAGGAGCAAAGTGGATAATTTGATGAGGGAGGTAAAGCAGAAGGGGAAgatgttttctgctgcagttgGGTTATGCTATgttcatttcacttttattttaccattatACAGATTGACAatttagaggggaaaaaataatggCATAGCATGATAAATATTAACATAAGActggcaaaaaacaaacaatgcagCAGTTTCCTAAATGAAGTGTGAATAAGATGCATTGTGAGTACATAAAAAatagtgaaaacaaaacttttgcccatttttttacaatttagaATCCATTCTCAATAGGATGCCGTTTTGACACTTATTCAAACAAACAGAGTTATGTAACAGGGCTACAGAAAGGACATGTGTATGTTTATCTCTGTGCAACACGATGCAATTTTGTCTGATCTCATACATCATTTGTGGATGTCGGTGGGTGTGATTATTGGTGCAGTTCGAGCTCAACTCGTcggcagatttttattttgtgcgtGTCAAACTAAGAGGTCACAAACATCTTAGACCAAATAGATACAAATGTTTGTCTAGACAGCTaccatttatgtgttttttttttttttttgcaaactggGGTCAAATCTAATCTGCATGGAAACACCACAGGATGTTTCTGTTAaggtttatttaacaaaacaaaaatatttaccacTGTAAGCACATAATTAGTATGTATACCAAGAATGAAGACATTGTTTGTTCCTGACCAACTCTGTAGCAGTGTCTCTAACTGGTTGCTAATACGCTGCCAAATATGGCCATCAGTCAACACTTATATCAGGGTGGGCAGTACGGACCTAAAGCTTTGTCGTAATATTTTGTGATACTATTGCGATGttgataaaagtgacaataataaCTATTTATTGCTGCTTTTTTAGGTAGCTGTGTTGCTGTGTCCCAGCAACCaaagccccacaaacacaaattctgCTCTATTAGGACAAAAAAGGTCTGATTTGTGTCACAAAGCTGCACAGTTATGgcatttagtcatattttcaaatgtattggtatttattgatgtCCTTAATGAACAAACCAACT
It encodes the following:
- the fam131c gene encoding protein FAM131C isoform X1; its protein translation is MGACLCKGHKELHLPSSSLHQTEEGQSASIKDGQNPSNGTVADKSSRYDIAELATSSLIGLVATIKEHITKPTAMAQGRVAHLIEWKGWGGCGEGGGNRAGWSGGWSKGGGGWGAAGTELQEDEQFYSQMTDEIKEARFAAGVAEQFALAEAAMSMWSMSDNVEQPSTSSQAAEGHFLSKYLLDGGSVGVPQHLYSIHTQTYGDSDATSLIHPPLANSTLPPAPGAQRDADRPFEDRSMAMAEAAVRHVDSSSLSEDDVFYN
- the fam131c gene encoding protein FAM131C isoform X2, which gives rise to MGACLCKGHKELHLPSSSLHQTEEGQSASIKDGQNPSNGTVADKSSRYDIAELATSSLIGLVATIKEHITKPTAMAQGRVAHLIEWKGWGGCGEGGGNRAGWSGGWSKGGGGWGAAGTELQEDEQFYSQMTDEIKEARFAAGVAEQFALAEAAMSMWSMSDNVEQPSTSSQGCRRGPLLVQVFARRRERRRAPAPVQHSHPDLRRQRRNQPDSPAAGQLDASPGTRRSAGR